One window of the Vigna radiata var. radiata cultivar VC1973A chromosome 1, Vradiata_ver6, whole genome shotgun sequence genome contains the following:
- the LOC106766578 gene encoding mitochondrial import receptor subunit TOM40-1, with amino-acid sequence MEIPVPPPPAAAVDKVVDYFNLPCPIPFEELHREAMMSLKPDLFEGMRFDFTKMLNQKFTLNHSVLMGPTEIPSQSTETIKIPTAHYEFGSTFIDHPRLLLWGRILTDGRLNARVKCDLSENLTFKANAQLTNEPHMSHGMFNFDYKGKDYRTQFQLGNGALLGASYIQSVTQHLSLGGEVFWAGQHRKSGVGYAARYNTDKMVATGQVASTGMVLLSYVQKVSEKVSLASEFMCNYLSRDVTASFGYDYILRQCRLRGKIDSNGCVAAFLEERLNMGLNFILSAELDHRKKDYKFGFGLTVGE; translated from the exons ATGGAGATTCCTGTTCCTCCTCCTCCTGCCGCCGCCGTCGACAAAGTGGTGGATTACTTCAATCTTCCATGTCCAATTCCCTTCGAGGAGCTTCATCGCGAAGCTATGA TGTCGTTGAAGCCAGATCTTTTTGAGGGCATGCGTTTTGATTTCACCAAGATGCTCAATCAGAAGTTCACTCTCAATCACAg CGTGTTGATGGGACCTACTGAGATTCCCTCTCAGTCGACGGAGACAATTAAGATTCCAACTGCTCACTATGAGTTTGGCTCAACCTTCATTGATCATCCTAGG TTGTTGCTTTGGGGGAGGATTTTGACTGATGGGAGGCTCAATGCTAGAGTCAAGTGTGATTTGTCTGAAAATCTCACCTTTAAAGCCAATGCTCAG CTTACGAATGAACCACATATGTCTCATGGGATGTTCAACTTTGATTACAAG GGAAAAGACTATAGGACACAGTTTCAACTCGGGAATGGAGCCTTACTTGGAGCAAGTTATATTCAG AGTGTGACACAGCACTTATCATTGGGTGGGGAGGTATTTTGGGCTGGTCAGCATAGGAAGTCCGGTGTTGGTTATGCTGCTCGCTACAACACTGATAAAATG GTTGCTACAGGCCAAGTTGCTAGCACTGGAATGGTTCTTCTAAGCTATGTTCAGAAGGTATCTGAGAAG GTTTCTCTAGCATCTGAATTTATGTGCAACTACTTGTCAAGAGATGTCACGGCTAGCTTTGGTTATGACTACATCCTTAGACAG TGCCGCCTTAGGGGAAAGATAGATTCCAACGGCTGTGTTGCTGCTTTTTTGGAGGAGCGATTAAATATGGGTCTGAATTTTATTCTTTCTGCAGAG CTTGACCACAGGAAAAAAGACTACAAATTTGGGTTTGGTTTGACCGTTGGAGAATAA
- the LOC106764513 gene encoding 40S ribosomal protein S16, whose protein sequence is MAQTPPALEQVQCFGRKKTAVAVTYCKRGRGLIKINGCPIELVEPEILRFKAFEPILLLGRHRFAGVDMRIRVKGGGHTSQIYAIRQSIAKALVAYYQKYVDEQSKKEIKDILVRYDRTLLVADPRRCEPKKFGGRGARARFQKSYR, encoded by the coding sequence ATGGCGCAGACACCACCAGCATTAGAGCAGGTCCAGTGCTTTGGCCGGAAGAAGACGGCGGTGGCAGTCACGTACTGCAAGCGCGGCCGCGGCCTTATCAAGATCAATGGATGTCCTATTGAGCTTGTCGAGCCGGAGATCCTCCGCTTCAAGGCTTTCGAACCCATCCTCCTCCTCGGCCGCCACCGTTTCGCCGGCGTTGACATGCGCATCCGAGTCAAGGGCGGTGGTCATACCTCCCAGATCTATGCCATCCGTCAAAGCATCGCCAAGGCTCTCGTCGCCTATTACCAGAAGTACGTGGATGAGCAGTCGAAGAAGGAGATCAAAGACATCCTCGTCAGGTACGACCGCACACTCCTCGTTGCTGATCCTCGCCGCTGCGAGCCCAAGAAGTTCGGTGGTCGCGGTGCTCGCGCCAGGTTCCAGAAATCCTACCGTTGA
- the LOC106765327 gene encoding 40S ribosomal protein S16-like, with translation MAQQTPPALEQVQCFGRKKTAVAVTYCKRGRGLIKINGCPIELVEPEILRFKAFEPILLLGRHRFAGVDMRIRVKGGGHTSQIYAIRQSIAKALVAYYQKYVDEQSKKEIKDILVRYDRTLLVADPRRCEPKKFGGRGARARFQKSYR, from the coding sequence ATGGCGCAGCAGACACCACCAGCATTAGAGCAGGTCCAGTGTTTCGGCCGCAAGAAGACGGCGGTGGCAGTTACTTACTGCAAACGCGGCCGCGGCCTAATCAAGATCAACGGATGTCCTATTGAGCTCGTCGAGCCGGAGATCCTCCGCTTCAAGGCTTTCGAGCCCATCCTCCTCCTCGGCCGCCACCGTTTTGCCGGAGTTGACATGCGCATCCGTGTCAAGGGCGGTGGACATACCTCCCAGATCTACGCCATCCGTCAAAGCATCGCCAAGGCTCTCGTCGCCTACTACCAGAAGTACGTCGATGAGCAGTCCAAGAAGGAGATCAAAGACATCCTCGTCAGGTACGACCGCACACTCCTCGTTGCTGATCCTCGCCGCTGCGAGCCCAAGAAGTTCGGTGGTCGCGGTGCTCGCGCCAGGTTCCAGAAATCCTACCGTTGA
- the LOC106763791 gene encoding vacuolar fusion protein CCZ1 homolog B-like isoform X2, protein MGVSSNESIQLCIFDLRRGQNEGQELDKILFFFPAGFPFSKQLSVIGLSEGLITFTRIFSPEAACEVIEAELHSHVFHEAEPDIWMVMVVEKSNDSEPIWRDDALRKVLKEIHSLFVMFHGSIREMLEKEPSGGLTRRHLYSFIMDYLRACKKQSPWDNCCCDFLAGKKLLLPSFRDCLKERGTVQMLTISREAAIEVQSLARVLESSAGNTLCYSLILFQDLLVSTTLSPDDTINLFTYAVLRLTPHALSSGSSSWSYVRKGITASNAASESNMTHPNSMSESFYGSSDISSGEDDHYHVVRPLQSDKWSKGKDGYLVTDLWGAEVGTWVFATPTVWLQQTGEKMYLCVYQHRSLTLMLMIPVSSVPNGEQGVAEVRQRIIENASLKILKVEEKLSKGWGGENAYHVSGYRYLLVDGDRNVSRASPATKVTTLTKESLLAMNKLRQEVELEKSRAKLDRCNFEKDLEMCVRAKNNAWVISRVTRGKELYMVLEKANETLLYASDAVEKFSDRYCDGTFSLD, encoded by the exons ATGGGCGTGTCTTCAAACGAATCGATACAATTATGCATTTTTGATCTGAGGAGAGGCCAGAATGAAGGTCAAGAACTTGATaagatcctcttcttcttccccgCGGGCTTCCCCTTTTCCAAGCAACTCTCTGTCATTGGCCTCAGCGAAGGACTCATCACCTTCACAAG AATCTTCTCTCCTGAGGCTGCTTGCGAGGTCATCGAAGCTGAACTGCATTCTCATGTTTTCCACGAGGCAGAACCTGATATCTGGATGGTCATG GTGGTGGAGAAAAGCAATGATTCAGAGCCTATCTGGAGAGATGATGCATTAAGAAAAGTTCTCAAGGAAATTCACTCTCTTTTTGTAATGTTTCATGGATCTATAAGAGAAATGCTGGAGAAGGAACCCAGTGGAGGACTAACAAGACGGCATTTATATTCCTTTATTATGGATTATCTGAGGG CATGTAAAAAGCAGTCTCCGTGGGATAATTGCTGCTGTG ATTTTCTTGCGGGGAAAAAGCTTCTTTTACCATCCTTCCGTGATTGCTTAAAGGAACGTGGAACTGTGCAGATGCTGACAATTAGTCGGGAGGCTGCAATTGAGGTTCAG TCCCTTGCCAGAGTGCTTGAGTCTTCAGCTGGGAACACTCTCTGTTACTCCTTGATTTTATTTCAAGACCTGCTGGTGTCTACTACTCTATCTCCT GATGACACCATAAATTTATTCACATATGCGGTGCTAAGGTTGACTCCCCATGCTCTATCTTCTGGATCAAGTTCCTGGTCCTACGTAAGGAAAGGAATTACTGCATCCAATGCTGCCTCTGAGTCTAACATGACCCATCCAAACTCTATGTCTGAAAGTTTTTATGGCTCATCTGATATATCCTCTGGCGAAGATGACCACTATCATGTTGTGAGGCCCTTACAGAGTGACAAATGGTCTAAAGGAAAAGATGGTTATCTTGTTACTGATTTATGGGGTGCAGAAGTTGGTACGTGGGTGTTTGCCACTCCAACAGTTTGGCTTCAACAGACAGGAGAGAAAATGTATCTCTGTGTTTACCAGCATAGGAGCCTTACTTTAATGCTTATGATTCCTGTATCATCTGTACCTAATGGGGAGCAAGGTGTGGCAGAAGTCAGGCAAAGAATCATTGAAAAT GCATCACTTAAGATTTTGAAAGTTGAAGAGAAGCTATCCAAAGGATGGGGCGGTGAGAATGCATATCACGTTAGTGGGTACCGTTACTTACTAGTAGATGGTGATAGAAATGTATCCAGGGCTTCTCCGGCAACAAAAGTTACAACTTTAACAAAG GAATCCTTGCTTGCTATGAATAAGCTTAGGCAAGAGGTGGAGTTGGAAAAGAGTAGAGCGAAACTGGATAggtgtaattttgaaaaagatttagAGATGTGCGTTAGAGCAAAAAATAATGCATGGGTTATTTCTCGAGTCACAAGAGGGAAGGAGCTATACATGGTTCTAGAGAAAGCCAATGAAACCCTTCTATATGC
- the LOC106763791 gene encoding vacuolar fusion protein CCZ1 homolog B-like isoform X1, producing MGVSSNESIQLCIFDLRRGQNEGQELDKILFFFPAGFPFSKQLSVIGLSEGLITFTRIFSPEAACEVIEAELHSHVFHEAEPDIWMVMVVEKSNDSEPIWRDDALRKVLKEIHSLFVMFHGSIREMLEKEPSGGLTRRHLYSFIMDYLRDFLAGKKLLLPSFRDCLKERGTVQMLTISREAAIEVQSLARVLESSAGNTLCYSLILFQDLLVSTTLSPDDTINLFTYAVLRLTPHALSSGSSSWSYVRKGITASNAASESNMTHPNSMSESFYGSSDISSGEDDHYHVVRPLQSDKWSKGKDGYLVTDLWGAEVGTWVFATPTVWLQQTGEKMYLCVYQHRSLTLMLMIPVSSVPNGEQGVAEVRQRIIENASLKILKVEEKLSKGWGGENAYHVSGYRYLLVDGDRNVSRASPATKVTTLTKESLLAMNKLRQEVELEKSRAKLDRCNFEKDLEMCVRAKNNAWVISRVTRGKELYMVLEKANETLLYASDAVEKFSDRYCDGTFSLD from the exons ATGGGCGTGTCTTCAAACGAATCGATACAATTATGCATTTTTGATCTGAGGAGAGGCCAGAATGAAGGTCAAGAACTTGATaagatcctcttcttcttccccgCGGGCTTCCCCTTTTCCAAGCAACTCTCTGTCATTGGCCTCAGCGAAGGACTCATCACCTTCACAAG AATCTTCTCTCCTGAGGCTGCTTGCGAGGTCATCGAAGCTGAACTGCATTCTCATGTTTTCCACGAGGCAGAACCTGATATCTGGATGGTCATG GTGGTGGAGAAAAGCAATGATTCAGAGCCTATCTGGAGAGATGATGCATTAAGAAAAGTTCTCAAGGAAATTCACTCTCTTTTTGTAATGTTTCATGGATCTATAAGAGAAATGCTGGAGAAGGAACCCAGTGGAGGACTAACAAGACGGCATTTATATTCCTTTATTATGGATTATCTGAGGG ATTTTCTTGCGGGGAAAAAGCTTCTTTTACCATCCTTCCGTGATTGCTTAAAGGAACGTGGAACTGTGCAGATGCTGACAATTAGTCGGGAGGCTGCAATTGAGGTTCAG TCCCTTGCCAGAGTGCTTGAGTCTTCAGCTGGGAACACTCTCTGTTACTCCTTGATTTTATTTCAAGACCTGCTGGTGTCTACTACTCTATCTCCT GATGACACCATAAATTTATTCACATATGCGGTGCTAAGGTTGACTCCCCATGCTCTATCTTCTGGATCAAGTTCCTGGTCCTACGTAAGGAAAGGAATTACTGCATCCAATGCTGCCTCTGAGTCTAACATGACCCATCCAAACTCTATGTCTGAAAGTTTTTATGGCTCATCTGATATATCCTCTGGCGAAGATGACCACTATCATGTTGTGAGGCCCTTACAGAGTGACAAATGGTCTAAAGGAAAAGATGGTTATCTTGTTACTGATTTATGGGGTGCAGAAGTTGGTACGTGGGTGTTTGCCACTCCAACAGTTTGGCTTCAACAGACAGGAGAGAAAATGTATCTCTGTGTTTACCAGCATAGGAGCCTTACTTTAATGCTTATGATTCCTGTATCATCTGTACCTAATGGGGAGCAAGGTGTGGCAGAAGTCAGGCAAAGAATCATTGAAAAT GCATCACTTAAGATTTTGAAAGTTGAAGAGAAGCTATCCAAAGGATGGGGCGGTGAGAATGCATATCACGTTAGTGGGTACCGTTACTTACTAGTAGATGGTGATAGAAATGTATCCAGGGCTTCTCCGGCAACAAAAGTTACAACTTTAACAAAG GAATCCTTGCTTGCTATGAATAAGCTTAGGCAAGAGGTGGAGTTGGAAAAGAGTAGAGCGAAACTGGATAggtgtaattttgaaaaagatttagAGATGTGCGTTAGAGCAAAAAATAATGCATGGGTTATTTCTCGAGTCACAAGAGGGAAGGAGCTATACATGGTTCTAGAGAAAGCCAATGAAACCCTTCTATATGC
- the LOC106765986 gene encoding uncharacterized protein LOC106765986 → MGGENLSPKERSKDWVGVLMNSTFGYCDYHHDLRSNEKNVFCVDCALRMCRHCKEAHSLHRRFQIYKYSYQDVFRHAELQKYFDCSKIQTYISNNERIVHLKPRPSINKSKSDLSPESKSKEPSIRPKTGGKCEECGKHLQDERNRFCSITCKIAVLPMETENQSGRSMLTPKSEGIDFNMNDNHNSEPESSISEAEPYGWVEVVNFRKRPRKSTPQRPVFVFTS, encoded by the exons ATG GGGGGCGAGAACCTTTCTCCCAAGGAAAGGAGTAAAGATTGGGTTGGAGTTCTTATGAACAGCACCTTTGGTTATTGTGATTACCACCATGACCTTCGATCTAATGAGAAGAATGTGTTCTGCGTCGATTGTGCACTTAGGATGTGTAGGCACTGTAAGGAAGCTCATTCCCTACATAGAAGGTTTCAGATTTACAAATATTCCTATCAGGATGTCTTCCGCCATGCGGAATTGCAGAAGTATTTTGACTGCTCTAAAATTCAG ACTTACATATCAAATAATGAAAGGATTGTGCACCTCAAACCTCGGCCTTCAATCAACAAATCTAAATCTGATCTAAGTCCCGAGTCTAAATCCAAAGAACCCAGCATAAGACCGAAAACTGGAGGCAAGTGTGAAGAATGTGGAAAACACTTGCAAGATGAACGCAACCGTTTCTGCTCCATTACATGCAAG atCGCAGTGCTTCCAATGGAGACTGAAAACCAAAGTGGTAGGAGCATGCTCACTCCAAAATCTGAAGGCATTGACTTCAATATGAACGATAATCATAATTCAGAACCAGAGTCATCAATATCTGAAGCTGAGCCATATGGGTGGGTTGAAGTTGTGAATTTCAGAAAGCGTCCAAGGAAAAGTACGCCTCAGAGGCCAGTCTTCGTTTTCACTTCATAG
- the LOC111241851 gene encoding uncharacterized protein LOC111241851, producing MSFMAHCTIKLRDATPTGCSRRFLFLIYFLSFHCVVIKSNAVKGFIQKVCVGCDKVCEGNRTRGRFIPEMARVERNQGIGTCPQEFIPEGAFSRDRTKQTVKKNETFECNTPATSGSKSTSEANCEGVAGSRRNGEEFQKLLYVLFLQRHVIWGCCFYDDDVHVREATHCNKLCIAHEAAFF from the exons ATGAGTTTCATGGCACACTGCACAATAAAACTTCGTGATGCAACCCCTACTGG TTGCAGCCGTAGGTTCCTCTTTCTCATCTACTTCCTGTCCTtccattgtgttgtcatcaaaAGCAACGCAGTTAAGGGCTTCATCCAGAAGGTGTGCGTAGGATGTGACAAAGTTTGTGAAGGAAACCGGACAAGAGGAAGATTCATCCCTGAAATGGCAAGGGTGGAGAGAAATCAAGGCATTGGAACGTGTCCACAAGAGTTCATTCCAGAGGGTGCTTTTTCCCGGGACAGAACGAAGCAAACGGTGAAGAAGAATGAGACATTTGAGTGCAACACGCCAGCTACGAGTGGTTCCAAATCGACGAGTGAAGCTAACTGCGAAGGAGTTGCAGGTAGTCGGAGAAATGGAGAAGAGTTTCAAAAGCTGCTGTATGTACTTTTCTTGCAGAGGCACGTCATCTGGGGTTGTTGCttttatgatgatgatgttcaTGTCAGAGAAGCCACCCACTGCAACAAACTTTGCATAGCTCATGAAGCTGCGTTCTTTTAA